A single window of Dermacentor albipictus isolate Rhodes 1998 colony chromosome 1, USDA_Dalb.pri_finalv2, whole genome shotgun sequence DNA harbors:
- the LOC139055314 gene encoding tigger transposable element-derived protein 6-like, with translation MRKAGRSVCLFLDDCRAHHVNDVELGNVRLVFLPPNCTSVVQPLDQGVIRSVKCAYKERLIQRLLLNLQLKRPTVVDMFMALEMMATAWVATSSAVIANCFNHAGFIATRQASCADPVASQEDSPEGALADSADGAVPPSLAHAWDELSAVTDGVPDGLSIDEFVRVDEGVVVHEEMTDEVIISSVCQGADDADDHQTPNQERTANPRDVLNAFDVIRSFFGEHGDDVAMDHFWQCESRAVKLLQGKARQSKLTDFWQ, from the coding sequence ATGCGGAAGGCAGGCAGATCGGTCTGCCTTTTTTTGGACGATTGCCGTGCCCATCATGTCAATGACGTGGAACTGGGAAACGTGCGCTTGGTTTTTCTTCCACCGAACTGCACTTCCGTGGTGCAGCCGCTTGATCAAGGCGTCATTCGTAGCGTCAAGTGCGCCTACAAGGAGAGGCTGATtcagcgtctgctgctgaacctccagttgaagcgtcccaccgtagtggacatgttcatggcgcttgagatgATGGCCACCGCATGGGTTGCAACGTCGTCAGCCGTGATAGCTAATTGTTTTAATCATGCCGGCTTCATTGCCACTCGGCAAGCATCATGCGCTGATCCAGTGGCATCGCAAGAAGACTCGCCTGAAGGTGCACTAGCTGACAGTGCTGACGGCGCAGTGCCGCCATCGCTGGCCCACGCATGGGATGAACTTTCTGCCGTGACAGATGGTGTTCCGGATGGCCTCAGCATCGATGAGTTCGTTCGTGTGGATGAAGGGGTTGTTGTCCATGAAGAGATGACTGATGAGGTCATCATAAGTAGCGTTTGCCAAggtgccgacgacgccgacgaccacCAGACACCAAATCAAGAGAGGACTGCGAACCCACGGGATGTGTTGAATGCCTTCGATGTAATTCGATCATTTTTCGGTGAGCATGGTGACGACGTGGCAATGGACCACTTCTGGCAGTGCGAgtcgagagcagtaaaattgctgcaaggcaaggctcggcaaagtaagctgactgacttttggcaataa
- the LOC135906257 gene encoding uncharacterized protein — protein MDTTDTESVEDESEHQQQPYVDIEAINNTLTEVHQQYNNLLLKYSNALNIIDELKCQLACGVVNKEVAGGWSESNALELRKDVRYLEADITRKPLPLAPSKRNSNFVTVRHSGDRINRERAILCASDVGSLPPLEHRQVGLHSPTGVSTFPPENNLRKARHIEADCELEALEEPASSCMSVILDPTNDFVSYTAPTSMDDAPKFSSHPCVYDSTRRRSSSHKTASVQRKYHQVAVVYPAQRNAELCTVGCCLAHSCCCCTEQKKSMHRQMDAPHSSCCFNAGLDATFTHLSRKCLWPSSGTSATADTSLFKISSALDIALKLAAELRKSSSSLLQQL, from the exons ATGGACACAACGGATACTGAATCGGTAGAAGATGAATCTGAACACCAACAGCAACCGTACGTGGACATCGAGGCTATCAACAACACGCTAACGGAAGTCCACCAGCAGTACAATAACCTGCTACTCAAGTACTCCAATGCTTTAAATATAATTGACGAGCTTAAATGCCAACTAGCTTGCGGGGTGGTCAATAAAGAAGTCGCCGGTGGCTGGAGCGAGTCCAATGCATTGGAACTTCGAAAAGACGTCCGCTATCTCGAGGCTGATATAACACGGAAGCCATTGCCACTGGCCCCAAGTAAGCGAAACTCAAATTTTGTTACGGTACGGCATTCTGGAGATCGCATCAATCGAGAGAGGGCGATCCTTTGTGCTTCTGACGTCGGCAGTCTGCCACCGCTAGAACATAGACAAGTTGGGCTGCACTCCCCCACTGGAGTGTCTACTTTTCCACCAGAAAACAACCTGCGGAAAGCGCGTCACATAGAAGCAGACTGTGAACTCGAAGCGTTGGAAGAACCTGCAAGCAGCTGTATGAGCGTCATACTTGACCCTACAAATGACTTTGTTTCATACACAGCCCCCACAAGCATGGATGATGCACCCAAATTTTCATCGCACCCGTGTGTCTATGATAGCACTCGTAGGAGATCTTCGAGTCACAAGACTGCTTCAGTGCAGCGCAAGTACCACCAAGTTGCTGTAGTTTATCCAGCGCAGCGCAATGCCGAGTTGTGCACTGTG GGTTGCTGCCTAGCtcattcctgctgctgctgcaccgAACAAAAGAAATCCATGCACCGCCAAATGGATGCTCCCCATTCCTCATGCTGCTTCAATGCTGGCCTTGACGCCACGTTTACACATCTTTCAAGAAAATG CCTCTGGCCCTCCAGTGGCACAAGTGCCACCGCAGATACTTCACTATTTAAG ATCTCATCAGCTTTGGACATTGCCCTCAAGCTTGCAGCAGAATTGAGGAAAAGTTCCTCTTCTCTGCTTCAACAACTATAG